The following are encoded in a window of Thiohalobacter sp. IOR34 genomic DNA:
- a CDS encoding flagellar protein FlgN produces MNDSQLASLLEAELGCAREMLGLLDEEQAALKARDHATMERLVQTKLDRFRQWEEVERARVALTREAGYGEDTAALIAALPADSPLHVRWEALLELLGKCQQRNRSNGLHIELNRRHLEDALSILRGLPLAPAPTYEASGTTAQKTGAGRNLGTA; encoded by the coding sequence ATGAACGACTCGCAACTCGCCAGCCTGCTGGAAGCCGAACTGGGCTGCGCCCGCGAGATGCTCGGGCTGCTCGACGAGGAACAGGCAGCGCTCAAGGCACGGGACCACGCCACGATGGAGCGCCTGGTGCAGACCAAGCTCGACCGCTTCCGCCAGTGGGAGGAGGTCGAACGGGCCCGCGTCGCCCTGACCCGCGAGGCCGGCTATGGCGAGGACACCGCGGCCCTGATCGCGGCCCTGCCCGCCGACTCGCCGCTGCACGTCCGCTGGGAGGCGCTGCTGGAGCTGCTCGGCAAATGCCAGCAGCGCAACCGCAGCAACGGCCTGCACATCGAACTCAACCGGCGCCATCTGGAAGATGCACTGAGCATCCTGCGCGGCCTGCCACTGGCCCCCGCCCCCACCTACGAGGCCAGCGGCACCACCGCCCAGAAGACCGGCGCCGGACGCAATCTCGGCACCGCCTGA
- a CDS encoding flagellar brake protein, which yields MAEAGGTPQYESKSEKVTRLPQIIGLLRRLHDSRSLLRATLRGSEQTFNTVLLEVDAERGRISLDELNSTLGQKLVETDRHLRVTGQHQGVQISFECDVSIQRDAEGLIYYRAALPRQIDYLQRRAYFRVPVAMAMGLSVRLPLAEDRVIEGQLRDLSMCGLGALLETTDNLRRGLLVPDCSLLLPRQEPITGALEIRYATQQEGNRFTHVGARFVNLEKPQEHRLRRLVTQLEREMLRRKTRD from the coding sequence ATGGCAGAGGCAGGCGGCACGCCGCAGTACGAAAGCAAGAGCGAGAAGGTCACCCGCCTTCCCCAGATCATCGGTCTGCTGCGCCGCCTCCACGACAGCCGCAGCCTGCTCCGCGCCACCCTCCGTGGCAGCGAGCAGACCTTCAACACCGTGCTGCTGGAGGTCGATGCCGAACGCGGACGGATCAGCCTCGACGAACTCAACTCCACCCTTGGCCAGAAACTGGTCGAGACCGACAGGCACCTGCGCGTCACCGGCCAGCATCAGGGCGTGCAGATCAGCTTCGAGTGCGACGTCTCCATCCAGCGGGACGCCGAGGGCCTCATCTACTACCGGGCCGCCCTGCCCCGCCAGATCGACTACCTGCAGCGGCGCGCCTATTTCCGGGTACCGGTCGCCATGGCCATGGGGCTCAGCGTGCGCCTGCCACTGGCCGAGGACCGGGTGATCGAGGGCCAGTTGCGCGATCTGTCGATGTGCGGCCTGGGCGCACTGCTCGAAACAACGGACAATCTGCGTCGTGGCCTGCTCGTCCCGGACTGCAGCCTGCTGCTGCCCAGGCAGGAGCCGATCACCGGCGCCCTGGAGATCCGCTACGCCACTCAGCAGGAAGGCAACAGGTTCACCCACGTCGGTGCCCGCTTCGTCAACCTGGAGAAACCCCAGGAACACCGCCTGCGGCGGCTGGTCACCCAGCTGGAACGCGAGATGCTGCGCCGCAAGACCCGCGACTGA
- the flgM gene encoding flagellar biosynthesis anti-sigma factor FlgM — protein sequence MAIEINNLPPSQVNLEASGQSSAAAQPATEAKTDAKAPASPPPSDQISLTPEAQKLRDLETSVAELPQVDSDRVNAVKTALANGTFEINPERIAGKMIDFERALSDMS from the coding sequence ATGGCAATCGAGATCAACAACCTACCTCCCAGTCAGGTCAATCTGGAGGCCAGCGGTCAAAGCAGCGCCGCCGCGCAGCCGGCGACGGAGGCCAAGACCGACGCCAAGGCACCCGCCAGCCCACCGCCCAGCGACCAGATCAGCCTCACCCCCGAGGCCCAGAAACTGCGTGACCTGGAAACCAGCGTCGCCGAGCTGCCCCAGGTCGACAGCGACCGGGTCAATGCCGTGAAGACGGCCCTTGCCAACGGCACCTTCGAGATCAATCCGGAGCGCATCGCCGGCAAGATGATCGACTTCGAACGCGCCCTGAGCGACATGAGCTGA